Proteins encoded within one genomic window of Thunnus albacares chromosome 13, fThuAlb1.1, whole genome shotgun sequence:
- the LOC122995773 gene encoding short transient receptor potential channel 2-like, with amino-acid sequence MNKKMQFPPELISAIQEGKIELVCGLLKTGDGIIRQLDDSEDRLWREALNLSIRLGNEDVMDSLLQGVKFDFRQIHEALLVAVDTNQPRVVKRLLDRLDQEKGNKMDVRSFSQAIFDHSIDNSQFAPGVTPLTLACQKDLYDIVTMLTQKGHGIPWPHKISCACLECRNGRQYDLLKFSLSRINTYRGIASRAYLSITSDDAMLSAFSLSKELRKLSQKEPEFKPQYLGLEELCQEFAVELLGMCRNQSEVTTILNSCGDESQDSLDQQAFEEGIPNLSRLRLAVNYNQKQFVAHPICQQVLSSIWCGSLSGWRGSRTAWKLFVSVGIFLTMPILCLVYWIAPKSKVGKMLKIPVIKFLLHSASYLWFLITLLGESITMEMYRDKFASRQQNILHSSFHMVWVVGFFWYECKEVWLEGLRSYFLDWWNCLDMMVLSMYLASFALRVLIMLKGYFLCHDVNSTEECVYFTQTVRGDWHQEDPQLIAEVLFAVTSMLSFTRLAYILPAHESLGTLQISIGKMIDDMMRFMFILMIIGTAFLCGINNVYVPYVISPHLGRFNETFHFLFWTMFGVANQDYVDMPQFVLAEFVGRILYGIFTLVIVIVLLNMLIAMITNSFQKIEDDADVEWKFARSKLYLSYFREGLTMPVPFNIIPSPKAIFYILRGTFRRICCCCSCNSQTKYPTITSMSSEKGSKESQLPYRQQVIRALVQRYIESARREFKETKRKDIGNRITELSKTMCRMHNDMKLVHQYLLEEGHPAGDALMKDSSSFLGKYIIGAKNNFRGFNGRQDDKNMSLKVTVHHGEEEEDKEKVDSDTKQESDIQQNQVGEHGAEGSKQVTDCDVVKMEEGRAKVEQGDEKETEEKEQAETDKNENSDNEVNGEMATGTSFNNVEEKVEAEGTQDEAEKRGEGEALTGEKVDEKHKDTSPEQAESIEVNNEQTDTKKVMNKFKDIELQEKKVEARWVKGRKFERNVAERSRVKESNETPGTKKIIPSPTGSSSSQDTGFGSQEGEGSIDGILVRP; translated from the exons ATGAACAAGAAGATGCAGTTCCCGCCGGAGCTCATCAGTGCTATTCAGGAAGGGAAAATAGAACTGGTGTGTGGGCTGTTGAAGACTGGCGATGGCATCATCCGCCAGCTGGATGACTCAGAGGATCGCCTATGGAGGGAGGCCCTCAACTTGTCCATCCGCCTGGGCAACGAGGATGTCATGGATTCCCTCCTACAGGGGGTCAAGTTTGACTTCCGGCAGATTCACGAGGCCCTGCTGGTTGCCGTAGACACCAACCAACCTCGAGTGGTGAAGCGCCTGCTGGACCGCCTGGACCAAGAGAAAGGCAACAAGATGGACGTGCGCTCTTTCTCTCAGGCCATCTTTGACCACTCTATTGACAACTCCCAGTTTGCCCCTGGTGTGACTCCTCTGACCTTAGCCTGCCAGAAAGACCTGTATGATATAGTCACCATGCTCACCCAAAAAGGTCACGGCATCCCATGGCCACACAAGATATCCTGTGCCTGTTTGGAGTGCCGCAACGGCCGGCAGTATGACCTGTTGAAGTTCTCCTTGTCTCGCATCAACACTTACCGTGGCATTGCCAGCCGTGCCTACCTGTCCATCACCTCTGATGACGCCATGCTCAGTGCTTTCAGCCTCAGCAAAGAGCTCCGCAAGCTCTCACAAAAAGAGCCAGAGTTCAAG CCTCAGTACCTGGGCCTTGAGGAGCTTTGTCAGGAGTTTGCCGTTGAGTTGCTGGGCATGTGTCGCAACCAGAGCGAGGTGACCACCATTCTGAACAGCTGTGGAGATGAGAGCCAGGACTCCTTAGACCAGCAGGCCTTTGAGGAGGGAATACCAAACCTGTCGCGTCTGCGTCTTGCTGTCAACTACAACCAGAAGCAG TTTGTGGCCCATCCAATCTGCCAGCAGGTGCTGTCATCGATCTGGTGTGGGAGCTTGTCTGGCTGGAGAGGTAGCAGGACAGCCTGGAAGCTGTTTGTCTCTGTTGGGATCTTCCTCACCATGCCCATCCTCTGCCTCGTGTACTGGATCGCACCAAAGTCAAAG GTAGGAAAGATGCTAAAGATACCTGTGATCAAGTTTCTCCTTCACTCAGCTTCCTACCTGTGGTTCCTCATCACATTACTCGGAGAATCAATAACCATGGAGATGTATCGAGACAAATTTGCTTCAAGGCAGCAGAACATCCTGCACAGCTCCTTCCACATGGTGTGGGTGGTCG GATTCTTCTGGTATGAGTGTAAGGAAGTGTGGCTTGAGGGGCTGCGGAGTTACTTCCTCGACTGGTGGAACTGCTTGGACATGATGGTGCTCAGCATGTACCTGGCGTCCTTTGCATTACGTGTGCTCATCATGCTCAAAGGTTACTTCCTCTGCCATGATGTTAACAGCACAGAGGAGTGTGTCTACTTCACCCAGACTG TACGTGGGGACTGGCATCAGGAGGACCCCCAGCTGATTGCAGAGGTGCTGTTTGCAGTGACCAGCATGTTGAGCTTCACACGGCTGGCGTACATCCTGCCAGCCCATGAGTCTCTGGGAACTCTGCAAATCTCCATAGGGAAGATGATTGATGATATGATGAG attCATGTTTATACTGATGATCATTGGAACGGCCTTCCTCTGTGGCATCAACAATGTCTATGTTCCTTACGTCATCTCTCCACATCTTGGCAG GTTTAATGAGACGTTCCACTTCCTGTTCTGGACCATGTTTGGCGTGGCCAACCAGGACTACGTGGATATGCCGCAGTTTGTGTTAGCAGAGTTCGTTGGAAGGATTCTGTATGGCATCTTCACACTCGTCATTGTGATCGTCCTTCTCAACATGCTCATTGCTATGATCACCAACTCTTTTCAGAAAATTGAG gaTGACGCAGATGTAGAGTGGAAATTTGCCCGGTCAAAGCTGTATCTCAGTTACTTCAGAGAGGGCCTCACCATGCCTGTGCCCTTCAACATCATCCCCTCACCTAAAGCCATCTTTTACATCCTACG GGGTACCTTTAGAcgaatctgctgctgctgcagttgtAATTCTCAGACAAAATACCCTACCATAACCTCTATG TCCAGTGAAAAGGGATCTAAAGAGAGCCAGTTACCTTACCGGCAGCAGGTGATCAGGGCTCTGGTGCAGCGCTACATTGAGTCCGCTCGCAGGGAGTTCAAGGAGACCAAGAGGAAAG ATATCGGTAATCGGATCACTGAGCTGAGCAAAACGATGTGCAGGATGCACAATGATATGAAGTTAGTCCATCAGTATCTGCTGGAGGAGGGACACCCTGCAGGCGATGCACTGATGAAGGACAGCTCCTCTTTTCTGGGGAAATACATCATCGGTGCCAAGAACAATTTCAGAGGTTTTAACGGTAGACAAGATGACAAAAACATGTCGCTTAAAGTGACAGTGCATCacggagaagaagaggaggataaaGAAAAGGTTGACTCGGATACAAAGCAGGAGTCAGACATACAGCAGAATCAGGTGGGCGAACATGGAGCAGAGGGATCAAAGCAGGTAACCGACTGTGATGTGGTGAAGATGGAGGAAGGCAGAGCTAAAGTAGAGCAAGGAGATGAgaaggaaacagaggaaaaagaacagGCGGAgacagacaaaaatgaaaatagtgaCAATGAAGTGAATGGGGAGATGGCAACAGGCACAAGTTTTAATAATGTAGAAGAAAAGGTAGAAGCCGAGGGCACACAAGATGAGgcagaaaaaagaggagaaggagaggcaCTCACAGGAGAGAAGGtggatgaaaaacacaaagacacgaGCCCCGAACAAGCTGAAAGCATCGAAGTCAACaatgaacagacagacacaaagaaagtAATGAACAAGTTCAAAGACATAGAGCTGCAAGAGAAAAAAGTGGAAGCAAGGTGGGTGAAAGGTAGGAAGTTTGAGCGTAATGTAGCAGAGAGGTCAAGGGTCAAGGAGAGCAATGAGACACCTGGAACCAAGAAAATTATTCCCTCGCCGACAGGTAGCAGCAGCTCCCAGGACACGGGCTTTGGTTCCCAAGAAGGGGAGGGATCGATTGATGGGATCCTAGTGAGACCGTAA
- the LOC122995300 gene encoding ribonucleoside-diphosphate reductase large subunit, with product MHVIKRDGRQEGVTFDKITSRIQKLCYGLNSDFVDPAQITMKVIQGLYSGVTTVELDTLAAETAATLTTKHPDYAILAARIAVSNLHKETKKVFSDVMEDLYNYVNPLNKRHSPMISKETLDIVLDNKARLNSAIIFDRDFSYNFFGFKTLERSYLLKINGKVAERPQHMLMRVAVGIHKGDIDAAIETYNLLSEKWFTHASPTLFNAGTNRPQLSSCFLLAMKDDSIEGIYDTLKQCALISKSAGGIGLAVSCIRATGGYIAGTNGTSNGLVPMLRVYNNTARYVDQGGNKRPGAFAVYLEPWHSDVFDFLELKKNTGKEEQRARDLFFALWIPDLFMKRVESNQDWSLMCPSECPGLEECWGEEFEELYTRYEKEGRAKRVVKAQQLWYAIIESQTETGTPYMLYKDACNRKSNQQNLGTIKSSNLCTEIVEYTSKDEVAVCNLASIALNMYVTPERTFDFKKLLSVTKVIVKNLNKIIDINYYPVPEAERSNKRHRPIGIGVQGLADAFILMRYPFESQEAQLLNIQIFETIYYAALEASCELAAELGPYETYAGSPVSKGILQYDMWGQTPTDLWDWKALKEKIAKHGVRNSLLMAPMPTASTAQILGNNESIEAYTSNIYTRRVLSGEFQIVNPHLLKDLTERGLWSDEMKNQLIAQNGSIQDIEEIPDDLKQLYKTVWEISQKTVLKMAADRGAYIDQSQSLNIHIAEPNYGKLTSMHFYGWKLGLKTGMYYLRTKPAANPIQFTLNKEKLKEAQSAKSEEEETKERNTAAMVCSLANKDECLMCGS from the exons ATGCATGTGATTAAGCGAG ATGGACGACAGGAGGGAGTTACTTTTGATAAAATCACATCTCGCATCCAGAAACTCTGCTATGGGCTCAATTCTGACTTTGTGGACCCT GCTCAGATTACGATGAAGGTGATCCAGGGTCTGTACAGTGGAGTCACCACTGTGGAGCTGGACACTCTGGCAGCAGAGACTGCCGCCACCCTCACCACCAAACATCCTGACTATGCAATCCTGGCCGCACGAATCGCCGTGTCTAACCTGCACAAAGAGACCAAGAAAGTCTTCAGTG ATGTGATGGAGGACCTGTACAACTATGTCAACCCATTAAATAAGCGTCACTCCCCTATGATCTCCAAGGAGACGCTCGACATTGTCCTTGATAACAAGGCT CGCCTCAACTCCGCCATCATTTTCGACAGAGACTTTTCTTACAACTTCTTCGGCTTTAAG ACTCTTGAGAGGTCTTATTTGTTGAAGATTAACGGCAAAG TTGCTGAGAGACCCCAGCACATGCTAATGAGAGTGGCTGTCGGGATTCATAAAGGAGACATTGATGCAGCCATTGAGACCTACAACTTGCTGTCAGAGAAGTGGTTCACCCATGCCTCCCCTACTCTGTTCAACGCTGGCACCAACAGGCCACAGCTGTCCAG TTGTTTCTTGCTGGCCATGAAGGATGACAGTATTGAAGGTATTTACGACACACTGAAACAGTGTGCCCTCATCTCTAAATCAGCCGGAGGTATTGGACTGGCAGTTAGCTGTATCAGAGCAACAGGTGGCTATATTGCTGGG ACTAATGGCACATCCAACGGGCTGGTTCCTATGCTTAGAGTCTACAACAATACAGCACGTTATGTTGACCAGGGCGGCAACAAG AGACCTGGGGCCTTCGCTGTGTACCTGGAGCCGTGGCATTCCGATGTGTTTGACTTCTTGGagttgaagaaaaacacaggtaAAGAGGAGCAGAGGGCCAGAGACCTGTTCTTCGCACTGTGGATCCCAGACCTCTTTATGAAACGAGTGGAAAGCAATCAg GACTGGTCCCTGATGTGTCCCAGTGAATGTCCTGGGTTAGAGGAGTGCTGGGGAGAGGAGTTTGAGGAGCTCTACACTCG GTATGAGAAGGAAGGCAGGGCTAAGCGTGTGGTGAAGGCTCAGCAGCTGTGGTACGCCATCATCGAGTCACAGACAGAAACCGGCACACCATACATGCTCTACAAGGACGCCTGCAACAGAAAGAGCAACCAGCAGAATCTGGGCACCATCAAATCCAGCAATCTATGCACAGAGATCGTAGAGTACACAAGCAAAGACGAG GTTGCAGTGTGTAACCTGGCATCCATTGCCCTCAACATGTACGTCACCCCAGAGAGGACCTTTGACTTTAAAAAGCTTCTATCCGTCACCAAGGTCATCGTCAAGAACCTGAACAAGATTATTGACATCAACTACTACCCAGTGCCTGAG GCTGAAAGGTCAAACAAGCGCCACAGGCCAATTGGAATCGGAGTGCAGGGTCTGGCTGACGCCTTTATTCTTATGCGTTACCCATTCGAAAGCCAGGAGGCCCAGCTGCTCAACATCCAGATCTTTGAGACCATCTACTACGCTGCCCTGGAGGCCAGCTGCGAGCTGGCAGCTGAGCTCGGCCCTTATGAAACCTACGCTGGCTCTCCTGTCAGCAAGGGA ATCCTTCAGTATGACATGTGGGGCCAGACCCCGACAGATTTGTGGGACTGGAAGGCGTTGAAGGAGAAAATTGCCAA GCATGGTGTGAGGAACAGTCTGCTCATGGCCCCCATGCCCACAGCCTCCACTGCCCAGATCCTCGGCAACAATGAGTCCATTGAGGCCTACACCAGCAACATCTACACCCGCAGGGTGCTCTCAGGAGAGTTTCAG ATTGTGAATCCTCACCTGCTGAAGGATTTAACAGAAAGAGGATTGTGGAGCGATGAAATGAAGAACCAGTTGATTGCTCAGAACGGCTCCATCCAG GATATCGAAGAGATCCCTGATGATCTGAAGCAGCTGTATAAAACTGTGTGGGAAATCTCCCAGAAGACTGTCCTCAAGATGGCAGCAGATCGAGGCGCCTACATTGACCAGAGCCAGTCCCTCAACATTCACATCGCCGAGCCAAACTATGGCAAACTTACCAGCATGCACTTCTACGGTTGGAAGTTG GGCCTGAAAACTGGCATGTACTACCTACGGACAAAGCCCGCTGCCAACCCCATTCAGTTCACCCTGAACAAGGAGAAATTAAAGGAAGCCCAATCAGCcaagagtgaggaggaggagaccaAAGAGCGCAACACTGCCGCCATGGTTTGTTCACTAGCAAATAAAGACGAGTGCCTGATGTGTGGCTCTTAA
- the rnf121 gene encoding RING finger protein 121 yields MAGVFEVEVDGVEHDHGPEHHEEPIQFDVSKLSPEEKWRVEHARMHAKHKGHEAMHAEMVLILIVTLVIAQLVLVQWKQRHPKSYNLVTLFQMWVVPLYFTTKLHWWRFLTTWFIFSVITAYVSYRATRKPLACTTPRLVYKWFLLLYKISYATGIVGYSVVMFTLFGINLIFRIKPEDAMDFGVSLLFYGLYYGVLGRDFAEMCADFMASTVGYYSASGMPTKHLSDNICAVCGQPILVDVSEEGIIENTYRLSCNHVFHEFCIRGWCIVGKKQMCPYCKEKVDLKRMFSNPWERPHVMYGQLLDWLRYLVAWQPVIIGFVQGINYALGLE; encoded by the exons ATGGCCGGAGTGTTTGAGGTGGAGGTTGATGGTGTAGAGCACGACCATGGACCGGAGCATCACGAGGAACCGATCCAG ttCGATGTGTCCAAGCTCTCACCAGAGGAGAAGTGGAG GGTGGAGCATGCAAGAATGCATGCCAAACATAAAGGCCATGAGGCCATGCACGCGGAGATGGTGCTGATCCTCATCGTCACCCTGGTCATCGCTCAGCTAGTCCTCGTGCAGTGGAAACAGAGACACCCAAAGTCATACAAT CTGGTGACTCTGTTCCAGATGTGGGTAGTTCCTCTCTACTTTACTACCAAACTTCACTGGTGGAGGTTCCTGACCACGTGGTTTATCTTCTCTGTCATCACAGCATACGTATCCTACCGTGCCACCCGCAAGCCGCTAGCCTGCACCACACCGAG GTTGGTGTACAAgtggttcctcctcctctacaaGATCAGCTACGCCACAGGAATAGTTGGCTACAGTGTCGTCATGTTTACACTTTTTGGTATTAACTTAATATTCAG GATAAAGCCAGAGGATGCGATGGACTTTGGTGTTTCTCTGCTATTCTACGGTCTGTACTACGGCGTCCTAGGAAGGGACTTTGCAGAGATGTGTGCAGACTTCATGGCTTCAACTGTCGGG tattACAGCGCGTCCGGCATGCCAACCAAGCACCTCTCTGATAATATCTGTGCAGTGTGTGGTCAGCCCATCCTTGTAGATGTCAGTGAGGAAGGGATTATTGAGAACACGTACAGATTATCCTGCAACCATGT GTTCCATGAGTTCTGCATAAGAGGATGGTGCATCGTCGGAAAGAAGCAGATGTGCCCGTACTGCAAAGAGAAAGTGGATCTGAAGAGGATGTTTAGCAACCC CTGGGAGAGGCCACATGTCATGTATGGACAACTTTTAGACTGGCTTCGGTACTTGGTGGCCTGGCAGCCCGTTATTATTGGATTTGTGCAAGGTATCAACTACGCCCTGGGTCTGGAGTGA
- the LOC122994933 gene encoding interleukin-18 receptor 1-like isoform X2: MKLSSVVKALGSLCLLLADGFPVSVEGGSPEIIGPHVVQLKTKPGELLRLHCKASTNSEDTTLIYWLVNGSFPEDTCSDGRIEETEESTLENGTILKRSLVLKNVTSEDLKSTFTCVVMNTIGVAKKVITLAAKCHDCRARKKMKH, from the exons ATGAAGCTGTCATCTGTTGTCAAAG CTTTGGGATCTCTGTGTCTCCTGCTTGCAGATGGATTTCCAG TTTCTGTAGAAGGAGGATCTCCAGAGATCATCGGGCCACATGTTGTCCAATTAAAAACTAAACCAG GAGAGCTGCTACGTCTTCACTGTAAGGCTTCCACAAATTCTGAAGATACAACACTAATCTACTGGCTCGTCAATGGCTCGTTCCCCGAAGACACGTGCAGTGATGGCAgaatagaagaaacagagga ATCAACCCTTGAGAACGGTACAATCCTGAAGAGAAGCTTGGTGCTGAAGAACGTTACATCAGAAGACCTCAAATCCACTTTCACCTGTGTGGTGATGAATACCATCGGAGTGGCTAAGAAAGTTATCACACTAGCAGCAAAGTGTCATGATTGTCGTgcaagaaaaaagatgaaacactga
- the LOC122994933 gene encoding interleukin-18 receptor 1-like isoform X1, translating into MKLSSVVKALGSLCLLLADGFPGTVCFVVDKVLYLCNLIFFVLTYIYPSVSVEGGSPEIIGPHVVQLKTKPGELLRLHCKASTNSEDTTLIYWLVNGSFPEDTCSDGRIEETEESTLENGTILKRSLVLKNVTSEDLKSTFTCVVMNTIGVAKKVITLAAKCHDCRARKKMKH; encoded by the exons ATGAAGCTGTCATCTGTTGTCAAAG CTTTGGGATCTCTGTGTCTCCTGCTTGCAGATGGATTTCCAGGtacagtgtgttttgttgttgacaaagttttatatttatgtaatctGATATTTTTTGTGCTAACCTACATTTATCCTTCAGTTTCTGTAGAAGGAGGATCTCCAGAGATCATCGGGCCACATGTTGTCCAATTAAAAACTAAACCAG GAGAGCTGCTACGTCTTCACTGTAAGGCTTCCACAAATTCTGAAGATACAACACTAATCTACTGGCTCGTCAATGGCTCGTTCCCCGAAGACACGTGCAGTGATGGCAgaatagaagaaacagagga ATCAACCCTTGAGAACGGTACAATCCTGAAGAGAAGCTTGGTGCTGAAGAACGTTACATCAGAAGACCTCAAATCCACTTTCACCTGTGTGGTGATGAATACCATCGGAGTGGCTAAGAAAGTTATCACACTAGCAGCAAAGTGTCATGATTGTCGTgcaagaaaaaagatgaaacactga
- the nlrc3l1 gene encoding protein NLRC3, whose product MMDDTEIEPMDTPSGSTSLGDAASGGGQSMPNEDEDEDDGLYYIPERRPSLDLGPTPMDTSHWHYVEQANSPVLSYSSMSSEANSDKMDEDNASSTRVQLERTGSYSSCYSLDSDDCEKRIPKVKSKDDAVAEPTDTLQLIEDPNVIRHPSLTVGFTLKAICSTLGKLTEGDMRRFKRILWKHFPQVFNTPPQSMDMLDLVDRLLECYSLELALQLTKKLLEEMGRKKVVDYLETLCIRNEVRYDLSETLKKRYGEVCEDLNKQGEKRPLDDVYTTLYITSTSDNGPNIEHEVMKIEKQDSNREPGRPLSIKDIMSEEWLEESNVKFLLITGMAGSGKSMAISRLILDWIEEKSHQHVNFLFPLPFRELKQFEGVKISLLEIIQTLYPETKKLRDEDFRSEDCKMLFVFDGLDEYSGKLDFENTELLGDHTDPTTLNVIVVNLLRGRLLYRGMFLVTSRPQVRRCIPWDTHYDERDMRGFRDDEKDEYFKKRFKNPDDAARVIAYINSFKTLRIMCHLPLFCSLVADEYQHMLTKQGPQAELPKSITFMYTKLMLALIGPYRADRAPVLSPDKEKDFLMKLGKLALTMLEQNKFKITRSDWRDVGISDEEAVVNSGLCIQYVTKPYVLFQEKVVSFIHPTMQEYLAALYVFLSFRNQGKNIFEQQLKEKLSRMFKGNKVMELYKCAVDKSLLYEDGKLDIFLRFLFGMARNINLELLKPFCTSAMKWPSALEDATALIKKRIRENQYPQRNDNLKHCLEELGVGAREVASL is encoded by the exons gcATTATGTGGAACAGGCCAACTCACCAGTTCTGAGCTACAGCTCAATGTCAAGTGAGGCGAACTCCGACAAAATGGATGAAGACAATGCATCTTCCACGAG GGTCCAGCTGGAGAGAACAGGCTCATACTCTAGCTGCTACTCTTTGGACAGTGACGACTGTGAAAAAAGAATCCCCAA GGTTAAAAGCAAAGATGATGCCGTTGCAGAGCCTACTGACACACTTCAGTTAATCGAAGACCCAAATGTAATTAGGCATCCTTCCCTGACAGTGGGATTTACTTTGAAG GCTATTTGTAGTACCCTTGGGAAGCTGACAGAGGGGGACATGAGGAGGTTCAAGAGGATACTGTGGAAGCATTTCCCGCAGGTGTTCAACACTCCTCCCCAAAGCATGGACATGTTGGACCTTGTGGATCGGTTGCTCGAGTGTTACAGCCTGGAGCTTGCTTTGCAGTTGACCAAAAAACTTCTTGAGGAAATGGGGAGAAAGAAGGTGGTTGATTATCTCGAGACTTTGTGCATCCGAA atgAGGTACGTTACGATTTAAGTGAGACTCTGAAGAAGAGATACGGGGAAGTGTGTGAGGATTTGAACAAGCAGGGAGAGAAGAGGCCCCTTGATGATGTCTATACCACTCTCTACATAACATCAACGAGTGATAACGGCCCAAATATTGAGCATGAGGTCATGAAGATAGAAAAGCAGGACAGCAACCGGGAACCAGGGAGACCGCTTTCTATTAAAGATATCATGAGCGAAGAATGGCTGGAGGAATCAAACGTAAAGTTTCTTTTGATCACTGGAATGGCAGGGTCAGGGAAGTCTATGGCAATCAGCAGGTTAATCCTTGATTGGATTGAAGAGAAGTCTCACCAACATGTGaattttttgtttcctttgccGTTCAGAGAACTCAAACAGTTTGAGGGTGTCAAGATCTCCCTGTTGGAAATAATACAGACACTCTACccagaaacaaaaaaattgagGGATGAGGACTTTAGATCTGAAGATTgcaaaatgttgtttgtctttgacGGCCTTGATGAGTACAGCGGGAAGCTTGACTTTGAAAACACTGAGCTTCTCGGTGACCACACAGATCCCACCACCCTTAACGTCATCGTGGTCAACCTCCTCAGAGGGAGGCTGCTGTACCGCGGAATGTTTCTGGTCACTTCTCGGCCGCAGGTAAGGCGCTGCATCCCTTGGGATACACATTATGATGAGAGAGACATGCGTGGTTTCCGTGACGATGAAAAGGACGAGTActttaagaagaggtttaagAACCCAGATGACGCAGCTCGAGTTATCGCATATATCAACTCTTTCAAAACCCTCCGCATCATGTGTCATTTGCCCCTGTTTTGCTCACTAGTGGCAGATGAGTACCAGCACATGTTAACGAAACAGGGTCCACAGGCAGAGCTGCCCAAGAGCATCACCTTCATGTACACAAAACTGATGCTGGCGCTCATAGGGCCGTATCGCGCAGATAGAGCTCCAGTTCTTAGCCCAGATAAAGAGAAGGACTTTCTCATGAAACTTGGAAAGTTGGCCCTCACCATGCTTGAACAAAACAAGTTCAAGATCACCAGGTCTGACTGGAGAGATGTTGGAATCAGCGATGAGGAAGCAGTTGTGAACAGCGGACTGTGCATACAATATGTCACAAAGCCATACGTCTTGTTTCAGGAGAAAGTCGTAAGCTTTATCCACCCCACCATGCAGGAGTACCTCGCTGCCctttatgtgtttctgtcctTTAGAAACCAGGGGAAGAACATTTTTGAGCAGCAGTTGAAAGAGAAGCTCTCACGGATGTTCAAGGGGAACAAGGTGATGGAGCTGTACAAGTGCGCTGTGGACAAAAGCCTCCTTTATGAGGACGGCAAACTGGACATTTTCCTGCGTTTCCTGTTTGGGATGGCACGTAACATCAACCTGGAACTTCTCAAACCGTTCTGCACCTCCGCTATGAAGTGGCCATCTGCCCTCGAAGATGCTACCGCCCTCATCAAGAAGAGGATCAGAGAAAATCAGTATCCTCAAAGGAATGACAACCTTAAGCACTGCTTGGAGGAGCTAGGTGTGGGAGCACGAGAAGTGGCATCCCTTTGA